One genomic region from bacterium encodes:
- the glmS gene encoding glutamine--fructose-6-phosphate transaminase (isomerizing), translated as MCGIVGYVGRQECVRIIMDGLKRLEYRGYDSAGIAVYDEGLINIRRSVGKLVNLENSLFSAPLAGCLGIGHTRWATHGAPNEQNAHPHSMGDISVVHNGIIENYMALRRELVSEGYVFTSDTDTEVIPLLIHKYLDTGISVEEAFRAALGRLEGSYAVAVICGRDSGRLYAARKASPLVLGLGEGENFVASDIPALLSHTRKIIFLEDGDVVILDHDGAKVTDSTGKAVSREIHQISWSPAMAEKGGYKHFMLKEIFEQPRAIAETLSGKLHPIEGRVELEGERADEIARSLKTLHIVACGTSYHAGLLGKYWIEKLARVPVVVDLASEYRYRNPIIDSGTALLLVSQSGETADTLAALEEGRSKGASILSICNVVGSSLARASDATLFTHAGPEIGVASTKAFTTQLATLYIMALFIARARGMLTAEEIMEKMEVLRKVPTAVEHALEFEGEYVKAAQAIRDARSALFLGRALNFPIALEGALKLKEISYIHAEGYAAGEMKHGPIALVDKELPVIALMTKGSSYDKMLSNVEEVRARGARIFAIASKDDETAGKMSEAVLPVPDFPEELMPIVASIPLQLLAYHVAELKGTDVDQPRNLAKSVTVE; from the coding sequence ATGTGCGGGATAGTTGGCTACGTCGGGCGGCAGGAGTGCGTCCGCATCATAATGGACGGACTCAAAAGGCTCGAATACCGGGGTTACGACTCCGCCGGAATTGCTGTTTACGACGAGGGGCTGATAAACATCCGCCGAAGCGTCGGAAAGCTGGTCAACCTCGAAAACAGCCTCTTTTCCGCTCCCCTGGCGGGATGCCTCGGCATCGGCCATACCAGATGGGCGACCCACGGCGCTCCCAACGAGCAAAACGCCCATCCGCACAGCATGGGCGACATATCGGTCGTCCACAACGGCATTATCGAAAACTACATGGCGCTCCGCCGCGAGCTTGTCTCCGAGGGGTACGTCTTCACCTCCGACACCGACACGGAGGTAATCCCCCTTTTAATCCACAAGTACCTCGACACCGGAATCTCCGTGGAGGAGGCCTTCCGGGCAGCTCTCGGCCGCCTCGAAGGCTCCTACGCCGTGGCGGTCATCTGCGGGAGGGATTCGGGCAGGCTCTACGCGGCGAGAAAGGCCAGCCCCCTGGTCCTCGGCCTCGGCGAAGGGGAGAATTTCGTCGCCAGCGACATACCCGCCCTCCTCTCCCACACCAGAAAAATAATCTTTCTGGAAGACGGCGATGTCGTGATACTGGACCACGACGGCGCGAAGGTAACCGACTCGACCGGAAAGGCGGTCTCCCGAGAGATACACCAGATCAGCTGGTCCCCCGCTATGGCGGAAAAGGGCGGCTACAAGCATTTCATGCTAAAAGAAATTTTCGAGCAGCCACGCGCCATCGCCGAAACCCTTTCGGGCAAGCTTCACCCGATAGAGGGCAGGGTGGAACTGGAGGGCGAACGGGCCGACGAGATAGCGCGTTCCCTAAAGACGCTGCACATAGTCGCCTGCGGCACCAGCTACCACGCGGGTCTGCTCGGCAAATACTGGATCGAGAAGCTGGCCAGAGTGCCCGTGGTGGTCGATCTGGCCAGCGAATACCGCTACAGAAACCCGATAATCGACAGCGGCACGGCGCTTCTGCTGGTCAGCCAGTCAGGGGAAACCGCCGACACCCTTGCGGCGCTCGAAGAAGGCCGCTCCAAGGGTGCGTCGATACTTTCGATTTGCAACGTGGTCGGCTCCTCGCTGGCGAGAGCCTCCGACGCCACCCTGTTCACTCACGCAGGCCCCGAAATAGGCGTCGCCTCCACAAAAGCCTTTACGACTCAGCTCGCAACCCTGTATATCATGGCCCTTTTCATCGCCAGGGCGCGCGGGATGCTGACTGCCGAAGAGATTATGGAAAAGATGGAGGTCCTCCGGAAGGTTCCCACCGCCGTCGAGCACGCCCTGGAGTTTGAAGGAGAATACGTAAAGGCCGCGCAGGCTATACGGGACGCCAGAAGCGCGCTCTTTCTCGGACGCGCCCTGAACTTTCCCATAGCCCTCGAAGGCGCGCTCAAGCTCAAGGAAATAAGCTACATACACGCCGAGGGGTACGCCGCCGGAGAGATGAAGCACGGCCCCATAGCCCTCGTAGACAAGGAGCTTCCCGTAATCGCCCTCATGACAAAGGGATCCTCCTACGACAAGATGCTTTCAAACGTGGAAGAGGTTCGCGCAAGGGGCGCGAGAATCTTCGCGATAGCCTCGAAGGATGACGAGACGGCCGGGAAAATGAGCGAAGCGGTTTTGCCCGTTCCCGATTTTCCCGAGGAGCTTATGCCCATCGTCGCCAGCATCCCCCTGCAGCTCCTCGCTTACCACGTGGCGGAACTGAAGGGAACGGACGTAGACCAGCCGCGCAATCTCGCTAAATCCGTAACGGTCGAGTAG
- the glmU gene encoding UDP-N-acetylglucosamine diphosphorylase/glucosamine-1-phosphate N-acetyltransferase: MKKEVVAIILAAGKGTRMKSSLSKVLHPILGVPLLGYPVEACRKAGVSDVVAVIGHQGEAVREVFRDTGLVFAVQEEQKGTGHAVLCARDGVGEGKGVALILCGDVPLIRPETLQALLESHLSSGNLVTVLSMAPENPAGYGRLVRSDKGGLLSIVEEKDATAEEKEIKEVNTGTYAVTMPWLWGALGQVGSDNSQGEYYLTDIVKIAAREGKAGSLLLGDPVEVMGINDRAQLAEASLHMRARINRTWMESGVTIEDPSSAWIEPEAVIGEDVTIGPGVSLAGRTVVGRGVVIGQGTLVKDSEIAPGAIVKPYCVIEKAFVGERAVIGPFAHLRPKSKILAEAKAGNFVEIKNSVIGDGSKVSHLSYIGDSEVGRNVNVGAGTITCNYDGANKWGTKIGDGAFIGSNSSLVAPVSIGAGAVVGAGSTITKDVPPGSLGIGRAMQKSISGWKKPVKKTGGDK, encoded by the coding sequence ATGAAAAAAGAAGTCGTTGCGATAATTCTTGCCGCCGGGAAGGGAACCCGCATGAAATCCTCCCTTTCCAAGGTTCTGCACCCGATTCTGGGCGTCCCTCTGCTGGGATACCCGGTCGAAGCGTGCCGGAAAGCCGGCGTAAGCGACGTCGTAGCCGTTATTGGCCATCAGGGCGAGGCCGTCAGGGAGGTTTTCCGCGATACCGGGCTGGTTTTCGCCGTTCAGGAAGAGCAAAAAGGCACCGGCCACGCGGTTTTGTGTGCGCGTGACGGTGTCGGCGAGGGAAAAGGTGTCGCCCTTATCCTCTGCGGCGACGTGCCTCTGATACGCCCGGAGACCCTGCAGGCGCTTCTTGAGAGCCACCTTTCAAGCGGCAATCTCGTCACCGTGCTCTCGATGGCCCCCGAAAATCCGGCGGGGTACGGCAGGCTGGTGCGCTCGGACAAGGGCGGTCTCCTCTCGATCGTCGAAGAAAAAGACGCCACCGCCGAAGAGAAAGAGATAAAAGAGGTAAACACCGGGACCTACGCCGTGACGATGCCCTGGCTCTGGGGGGCGCTCGGCCAGGTCGGCTCCGACAACAGCCAGGGCGAGTATTACCTCACGGACATAGTCAAAATCGCCGCCCGGGAGGGCAAGGCGGGCTCGCTCCTTCTCGGCGACCCCGTAGAGGTGATGGGCATAAACGACCGCGCGCAGCTGGCCGAAGCTTCGCTGCACATGCGCGCGCGCATAAACAGGACGTGGATGGAGAGCGGCGTCACTATCGAAGACCCCTCCTCGGCGTGGATCGAGCCCGAAGCGGTAATCGGAGAGGACGTAACCATAGGCCCCGGCGTCAGTCTGGCGGGGCGCACTGTGGTCGGGCGGGGAGTTGTCATAGGGCAGGGAACCCTCGTAAAGGATTCCGAGATAGCGCCCGGGGCAATCGTAAAGCCCTACTGCGTAATCGAAAAGGCCTTCGTGGGCGAGCGGGCGGTAATCGGGCCCTTTGCGCATCTTCGTCCGAAATCTAAAATACTCGCCGAAGCGAAAGCTGGTAACTTTGTCGAAATTAAAAACTCCGTCATAGGAGACGGCAGCAAGGTAAGCCACCTGAGCTACATCGGAGATTCCGAGGTCGGCAGAAACGTCAACGTCGGCGCGGGCACCATTACCTGCAACTACGACGGAGCAAACAAATGGGGCACAAAGATCGGGGACGGCGCCTTCATCGGCTCCAACTCCAGTCTGGTGGCCCCCGTGTCCATCGGCGCCGGAGCGGTCGTCGGGGCGGGTTCGACCATTACCAAAGATGTCCCTCCCGGTTCGCTGGGTATAGGCAGGGCCATGCAAAAATCGATAAGCGGCTGGAAGAAACCGGTTAAAAAGACCGGGGGAGACAAGTAA
- a CDS encoding ABC transporter ATP-binding protein, whose translation MGQYLWKLWPFLRPYSAKVWAGLVTNVAARGFDLLPFVIVGAVVDRLTQPKTTPGSWFVLQGLLILGTFLGLALFQSLSDFFWSDIAQRVRHDLRTGIYEHLQKLEASFFEERHIGDLMSIIVADVDNLENFFSDATTSIIRIVITFAGTYGILLFLDWRLALLLFVPLPFVIVAIKYFAVTVQPKYRQARFAVGAINSIVENNLQGMGVIQAYTAQKSQAERVRQSSAVYRDSAISAAIDRSKFIPLIYAIAGVTYAALIAGGAALTFGGNGPSVGDYTSFILFSMRLVMPLFIFGMLINQIQRSEASAERILELLETTPTILDAVDAVELTAPPAKLEFRQVHFAYPEREEIIHGAQFRAERGKMIGIVGPTGAGKSTIIKLILRYYDPVRGEILVDGRPLGSIKLDSLRKHIGYVSQDAFLFSGTVAENILLGAPEAKEEKMRAAARIAGAEEFIMELPEGYDTWVGERGVKLSGGQRQRISLARALLRDPAILLLDEATSAVDTRTEEIIQQGLGEFGAGRITVAVAHRLSTVKSCDEILVLVDGLIVERGTHAELVAQGGVYHGLWAVQSGESPSPLCPCPI comes from the coding sequence ATGGGACAATACCTCTGGAAACTCTGGCCCTTCCTGCGCCCTTACTCGGCGAAGGTCTGGGCGGGCCTCGTAACGAACGTGGCGGCGCGCGGCTTCGACCTCCTCCCTTTCGTCATCGTCGGCGCGGTGGTGGACAGGCTGACCCAGCCAAAAACCACTCCCGGCTCGTGGTTCGTCCTCCAGGGGCTGCTGATTCTGGGGACCTTTCTCGGTCTGGCCCTTTTCCAGAGCCTGAGCGATTTTTTCTGGTCGGATATCGCCCAGAGGGTCCGCCACGACCTCAGGACAGGCATTTACGAGCATCTGCAAAAGCTCGAGGCCTCCTTTTTCGAGGAGCGCCACATCGGCGACCTGATGTCGATTATCGTCGCCGACGTGGACAACCTTGAGAACTTCTTTTCCGACGCGACCACCTCGATAATAAGGATTGTCATAACCTTCGCGGGTACTTACGGCATTCTTCTCTTCCTGGACTGGAGGCTCGCCCTCCTCCTCTTCGTCCCTCTTCCCTTCGTCATCGTCGCCATAAAATACTTCGCTGTGACGGTGCAGCCTAAGTACCGGCAGGCGAGGTTCGCCGTCGGCGCGATAAATTCCATCGTGGAGAACAACCTTCAGGGGATGGGCGTCATACAGGCCTACACCGCGCAAAAATCGCAGGCCGAAAGGGTGCGCCAAAGCTCCGCCGTTTACAGGGATTCCGCGATCTCCGCCGCAATAGACCGCTCGAAGTTCATCCCGCTAATCTACGCCATAGCGGGGGTAACCTACGCCGCTCTCATCGCCGGGGGCGCAGCACTCACCTTCGGCGGCAACGGCCCCAGCGTGGGCGACTACACCAGCTTCATCCTCTTTTCCATGCGCCTCGTTATGCCGCTCTTCATCTTCGGAATGCTCATCAACCAGATTCAGCGGTCAGAAGCTTCCGCCGAGCGGATTCTGGAACTTCTTGAGACGACGCCCACTATTCTGGACGCGGTGGACGCGGTGGAACTTACCGCCCCTCCGGCAAAACTCGAATTCAGGCAGGTCCATTTCGCCTACCCCGAAAGGGAGGAAATTATCCACGGCGCGCAGTTTCGGGCCGAGCGCGGCAAAATGATAGGGATAGTGGGGCCGACGGGAGCGGGCAAATCCACGATAATAAAGCTCATCTTGCGCTATTACGACCCGGTGAGGGGCGAGATTCTCGTTGACGGGAGACCCCTCGGCTCCATAAAGCTCGACAGCCTCCGAAAACATATAGGCTACGTCTCGCAGGACGCCTTTCTCTTTTCCGGCACCGTAGCGGAAAACATCCTCCTCGGAGCGCCGGAGGCGAAAGAGGAGAAGATGCGGGCGGCGGCGCGGATCGCGGGGGCTGAGGAGTTCATCATGGAACTGCCGGAGGGCTACGACACCTGGGTCGGCGAGCGGGGGGTCAAGCTCTCGGGCGGGCAGAGGCAGCGAATATCCCTCGCGAGGGCTCTCCTTCGCGACCCCGCCATCCTCCTTCTAGACGAGGCCACCTCGGCGGTGGACACCCGGACCGAGGAGATTATCCAGCAGGGGCTGGGGGAGTTCGGGGCGGGAAGGATTACCGTTGCGGTCGCCCACCGGCTTTCGACGGTCAAGAGCTGTGACGAGATTCTTGTCCTCGTAGACGGGCTCATAGTCGAGAGGGGAACCCACGCCGAGCTGGTGGCGCAGGGCGGCGTCTACCACGGCCTCTGGGCCGTGCAGAGCGGGGAGTCTCCCTCTCCCCTGTGCCCCTGCCCTATTTGA
- a CDS encoding TMEM165/GDT1 family protein — protein sequence MFLATSRSMWHRLPKEKGVTQNPFLVIESPLQGVDVDFKSFAETFSLVFVAEMGDKTQLLVMALAARHAWGSVLIGAASAFAVLGVIAVAVGQVLFRVVDPLWIKLAAAFLFMVLGLMALFGKEESGGEEKEEPHTRSIALGVFGLIFVAELGDKTQLATMGMAASSPSALWVFAGATLALWSVSLISIFFGKKVVAKLPEALVRKGSGVLFIFFALLTAWSALK from the coding sequence ATGTTTTTGGCAACCTCCCGAAGTATGTGGCACCGGTTACCAAAAGAAAAGGGGGTTACGCAAAATCCGTTTCTCGTAATAGAATCGCCTCTACAAGGAGTTGATGTGGATTTCAAGAGTTTCGCGGAGACCTTCAGCCTCGTTTTCGTAGCGGAGATGGGCGACAAGACCCAGCTTCTGGTTATGGCTCTGGCGGCGCGCCACGCTTGGGGGAGCGTCCTTATCGGCGCGGCCTCGGCCTTCGCGGTTCTCGGGGTAATAGCCGTGGCGGTGGGTCAGGTTCTCTTTCGCGTGGTGGACCCGCTCTGGATAAAGCTCGCCGCAGCCTTCCTCTTCATGGTCCTCGGCCTTATGGCGCTCTTCGGAAAGGAGGAATCCGGCGGGGAGGAAAAGGAGGAGCCCCACACCCGCTCAATCGCGCTCGGGGTCTTCGGCCTCATCTTCGTGGCGGAGCTTGGCGACAAGACGCAGTTGGCGACGATGGGGATGGCGGCGAGCTCCCCTTCGGCCCTCTGGGTCTTCGCGGGCGCTACCCTCGCCCTCTGGTCGGTCTCCCTCATCAGTATATTCTTCGGCAAGAAGGTGGTGGCGAAGCTGCCGGAAGCCCTCGTCCGCAAGGGTTCGGGGGTCCTCTTTATCTTTTTCGCGCTTCTCACCGCCTGGTCGGCGCTCAAATAG
- a CDS encoding M3 family oligoendopeptidase yields the protein MNTEELPVWNLSLLYKSPEDPALLSDIGKIEKAAKDFEEKWRGKVAGVDADGLLAALEDYEEAHLASVAPYVYASLGYSANSEDPAILTLLHRVREKSTEAHRHTIFFTLELDGISDEKFAALAASPKLAAYSHYLTETRRAKSHRLTEPEESILTLKALSGRTAFVQLYSKLTSAFTFPSPLEEGKTLTGSELLALVKHPDRAVRRKALETYSAAYREAKTVISSVWNALALDHRQNTELRSYEDIMSPVDEQNELSRKAVDTVMGVTRENYPLAQRYYRWKTSALGVEKLWSSDLSAPLPEKEAEAITWEETKELVISSFADFHPSFAKIAAELLDEGRVDAKPRQGKSGGAFCMGAAPTLPVYVLTNFTGKLRDAATLAHELGHAVHFTLAGKQPLLEYGPVLPLAETASVFGELLLTKKLLGREMDRASKRALLAERIEDVLATTFRQTMYTDFELDAHKLTATEFVTPESFCGLWEKRLAELYGDTVETLEATKWSWSAIPHFIHTRFYCYAYTFGELLVLALYGRYEEEGDGFAPKLIEILAAGGSKRPQELVVSLGYDLEDPNFWAGGYRVLEKLIGELENT from the coding sequence ATGAATACCGAAGAACTTCCCGTCTGGAACCTTTCCCTCCTCTACAAATCCCCCGAAGACCCCGCCCTTTTGTCCGATATCGGGAAGATTGAAAAGGCGGCGAAAGACTTTGAGGAAAAGTGGCGGGGCAAGGTAGCCGGAGTCGATGCGGATGGACTCTTGGCGGCGCTTGAGGATTACGAGGAGGCGCATCTGGCCTCGGTAGCCCCCTACGTTTACGCCAGCCTCGGGTACAGCGCGAATTCGGAAGACCCGGCCATCCTCACCCTCCTCCACCGCGTGAGGGAAAAGTCCACCGAGGCCCACCGCCATACGATCTTTTTCACCCTCGAACTCGACGGGATAAGCGACGAAAAGTTCGCCGCCCTCGCCGCCTCGCCGAAGCTGGCGGCCTACTCCCACTATCTGACCGAGACCCGCAGGGCGAAGTCCCACCGGCTGACCGAGCCGGAGGAATCGATACTCACCCTCAAGGCCCTCTCCGGGCGGACGGCTTTCGTCCAGCTCTACTCGAAGCTAACGAGCGCCTTCACCTTCCCCTCGCCGCTCGAAGAGGGAAAGACCCTCACCGGCTCAGAACTGCTGGCGCTGGTCAAGCACCCCGACAGGGCGGTTCGGCGTAAAGCCCTCGAAACCTACTCCGCCGCCTACAGAGAGGCGAAGACGGTAATCTCCTCGGTGTGGAACGCCCTCGCCCTCGACCACAGGCAGAATACGGAGCTTCGCTCCTATGAAGACATAATGTCCCCGGTGGACGAGCAGAACGAGCTTTCCCGCAAGGCTGTCGATACGGTGATGGGGGTGACGCGAGAGAACTACCCGCTGGCGCAGAGGTACTACCGCTGGAAGACCTCGGCGCTGGGCGTCGAAAAACTCTGGTCCTCCGACCTCTCCGCCCCCCTGCCGGAAAAGGAGGCGGAGGCGATAACCTGGGAGGAAACGAAGGAGCTGGTGATCTCCTCCTTCGCCGACTTTCACCCCTCTTTCGCCAAAATAGCGGCGGAACTGCTGGACGAAGGCCGGGTGGACGCCAAACCCCGGCAGGGAAAATCCGGGGGGGCCTTCTGCATGGGGGCCGCGCCCACCCTTCCCGTCTACGTCCTCACCAACTTCACCGGCAAGCTCCGCGACGCGGCCACGCTGGCCCACGAGCTCGGCCACGCCGTCCACTTCACGCTCGCCGGCAAACAGCCGCTGCTCGAATACGGCCCGGTGCTGCCTCTCGCCGAGACGGCCAGCGTCTTCGGCGAGCTGCTACTCACGAAAAAGCTCCTCGGGCGCGAGATGGACAGGGCCAGCAAGAGGGCGCTGCTTGCGGAGAGGATCGAAGACGTGCTGGCGACCACCTTCCGCCAGACTATGTACACCGATTTCGAGCTCGACGCCCACAAGCTCACCGCCACCGAGTTCGTCACCCCCGAGAGTTTCTGCGGACTCTGGGAAAAGCGGCTGGCGGAGCTTTACGGAGACACCGTCGAGACGCTGGAGGCCACGAAGTGGAGTTGGTCGGCCATTCCCCACTTCATCCACACCCGCTTTTACTGCTACGCCTACACCTTCGGCGAGCTTCTCGTCCTCGCCCTCTACGGCAGGTACGAGGAAGAGGGCGACGGATTCGCCCCCAAGCTCATCGAAATACTGGCGGCCGGCGGCAGCAAGCGCCCTCAGGAACTCGTCGTCTCTTTGGGCTACGATCTCGAAGATCCGAACTTCTGGGCGGGGGGGTATAGAGTTCTGGAGAAGCTGATAGGGGAGTTGGAGAACACCTGA
- a CDS encoding Txe/YoeB family addiction module toxin: MKSEEPTLRLTVFLPEFREDLRWWVENDKRTALRILTLIEAIARDPFNGLGKPEPLKYLDPDTWSRRITQEHRLVYRVQKGRIDFLQARYHY; encoded by the coding sequence ATGAAAAGTGAGGAGCCCACCCTCCGGCTGACGGTTTTTTTACCGGAATTCCGGGAGGATTTGCGCTGGTGGGTCGAAAACGACAAGCGAACTGCGCTTCGCATCCTCACCCTGATAGAGGCTATCGCCCGCGACCCCTTCAACGGCCTCGGAAAGCCCGAACCACTGAAATACCTCGACCCCGACACCTGGTCGCGCAGAATAACGCAGGAGCACCGGTTGGTTTACCGCGTTCAGAAGGGGCGGATTGATTTTTTACAGGCAAGGTATCATTACTGA
- a CDS encoding type II toxin-antitoxin system Phd/YefM family antitoxin gives MSIATTYTDARAHLAEYMAKAESTRETVIISRRGREDMALLAASELSSLMETAHLLRSPKNAERLLSALARSREESSQPTSIEELKKALGFDEK, from the coding sequence ATGAGCATTGCAACAACTTACACCGATGCGAGAGCGCATCTCGCAGAATACATGGCCAAGGCCGAGTCTACGCGGGAGACCGTCATCATCTCGCGCAGGGGCCGCGAGGATATGGCGCTTCTGGCGGCTTCGGAATTATCCAGCCTGATGGAGACGGCGCACCTTCTGCGCTCGCCCAAAAACGCGGAGAGGCTTTTGTCCGCCCTCGCGCGCTCCCGCGAAGAGTCCTCACAGCCGACGTCAATCGAGGAACTGAAGAAAGCCCTCGGGTTCGATGAAAAGTGA
- the lysA gene encoding diaminopimelate decarboxylase — protein MHHFKYVNGELCCEGVPLRRIAGEVGTPFYCYSRATLQKHLSSFQDAFARVNHLLCYSVKCNSNLAVLSELFRGGAGADIVSGGELYRALKAGADPKKIVYSGVGKREDEIKYALEAGILMFNVESPLELLTIDRVAATLGVKAPVSIRVNPDVDPRTHAYISTGLKKNKFGIAIERALIEYRTARDLPNIEVLGVDCHIGSQITELAPFADAMERLKKLISDLRTEGMKVQYLDIGGGLGIPYSDETPPAPDEYAQTVLKVVGDLGCTLVLEPGRAIAGNAGVLVGKVLYVKEGEAKKFLISDAAMNDLVRPSLYGAYHAILPLRENTKLQKADLVGPICESGDFLAKDRELAEMDCGDLFAVMSAGAYGFAMSSNYNSRPRVAEVLVSGEKFAVVRKRESYEDLIRGESIPTL, from the coding sequence ATGCATCACTTCAAATACGTTAACGGGGAGCTTTGCTGCGAGGGAGTGCCCCTCCGCCGGATAGCCGGGGAAGTCGGCACGCCCTTTTACTGCTACAGCAGGGCCACCCTCCAGAAGCACCTCTCCTCCTTCCAGGACGCCTTCGCCAGGGTTAACCACCTTCTCTGCTACTCGGTGAAGTGCAATTCCAACCTCGCCGTGCTCTCCGAGCTTTTCAGGGGCGGCGCGGGGGCGGATATCGTCTCCGGCGGGGAGCTCTACCGGGCGCTCAAGGCGGGCGCGGACCCCAAGAAGATCGTCTACTCCGGCGTGGGCAAGCGCGAGGACGAGATAAAGTACGCGCTCGAAGCCGGGATACTGATGTTCAACGTGGAGAGCCCGCTCGAACTCCTCACGATAGACCGCGTCGCCGCGACGCTGGGCGTAAAGGCCCCCGTCTCCATCCGCGTCAACCCCGACGTGGACCCCCGGACCCACGCCTACATCTCCACCGGGCTGAAAAAGAACAAGTTCGGTATAGCCATCGAGCGCGCCCTAATCGAGTACCGCACCGCCCGGGACCTTCCGAACATCGAGGTTCTCGGCGTCGACTGCCACATCGGGAGCCAGATCACCGAGCTCGCCCCCTTCGCCGACGCCATGGAGAGGCTCAAAAAGCTCATCAGCGACCTTCGGACGGAGGGGATGAAGGTACAGTATCTCGACATTGGCGGCGGCCTCGGAATCCCCTATTCCGACGAGACCCCCCCGGCCCCGGACGAATACGCGCAGACGGTTTTAAAGGTCGTCGGCGATCTCGGCTGCACTCTGGTGCTCGAACCCGGCAGGGCGATAGCCGGAAACGCCGGAGTGCTGGTCGGCAAGGTCCTCTACGTGAAGGAGGGCGAGGCGAAAAAGTTTTTAATCAGCGACGCCGCGATGAACGACCTCGTCCGTCCCAGCCTCTACGGGGCCTACCACGCCATATTGCCGCTAAGGGAAAACACGAAGCTGCAGAAGGCCGATCTCGTCGGCCCCATCTGCGAATCCGGCGATTTTCTCGCCAAGGACCGGGAGCTCGCCGAAATGGACTGTGGCGATCTTTTCGCAGTGATGAGCGCCGGAGCCTACGGCTTTGCCATGAGCTCCAACTACAACTCCCGCCCGAGGGTGGCTGAGGTGCTGGTGAGCGGGGAAAAGTTTGCCGTGGTGCGCAAACGCGAAAGCTATGAAGATTTGATACGCGGAGAGTCGATACCTACCTTGTGA
- a CDS encoding HAMP domain-containing sensor histidine kinase — translation MTIRRRLWLSVMALLGFVLLGNGLVVLGVETRELHRSLVRESKTFALLAGPQVLRLFGEGAMRSEDPARTKERLSAIAEGLPSLVAFALVSDRGKILLKYPEDAVMPPVDLSRTGEEEGEQYRREGRSIELVTPLHGREGSPQLFFQLLVSEEPVKARLLGLAWVYTGSFLLLLAFGAFLASKIAKSILGPLVKLKSAALRIKEGDLSARAPEAGAGEISDLARAFNAMAREVESHRDKLEESNKALTRAYAELQAMQGELVSLERMAAVGRTAAAVSHEIDNPIGIILGTVQMMREELAVDSELYKDAELIEEECKRCRRIVRDLLDLARPGAGKCTPVDLPSVAGLVLRGLSHHPSFRRIEFRSRFPDDLPPVFADVDGVKQVLLNLLLNAAKAMEGEGTVELEARAGEGFVRLAILDSGPGIPEENLEKIFEPFFTTAGKGDGSGLGLSVSRRIVEEQGGRLWAGNRPERGGAFYLELPTEC, via the coding sequence ATGACGATACGTAGGCGGCTCTGGCTTTCGGTGATGGCGCTCCTCGGCTTCGTGCTGCTGGGGAACGGCCTGGTGGTGCTCGGCGTGGAGACCCGCGAGCTGCACCGGAGCCTCGTGCGCGAATCAAAGACCTTCGCCCTCCTCGCCGGGCCGCAGGTGCTTCGCCTCTTCGGCGAGGGCGCGATGCGCTCCGAGGACCCCGCGAGGACAAAAGAGCGGCTTTCCGCCATCGCGGAGGGGCTTCCCTCCCTCGTCGCCTTCGCCCTCGTGAGCGACAGGGGAAAGATTCTGCTCAAATACCCCGAGGACGCCGTCATGCCCCCCGTCGATCTTTCAAGGACCGGTGAAGAGGAAGGGGAGCAGTACCGTAGGGAAGGGCGGTCCATCGAGCTTGTGACCCCCCTGCACGGCAGGGAGGGGAGCCCGCAGCTCTTTTTCCAGCTCTTGGTCTCCGAAGAGCCGGTAAAGGCGAGGCTTCTCGGGCTCGCGTGGGTCTATACGGGCAGCTTTCTGCTTCTGCTGGCCTTCGGCGCCTTTCTCGCTTCGAAGATCGCAAAGTCCATTCTCGGTCCTCTGGTAAAGCTCAAATCCGCCGCGCTCAGGATAAAGGAGGGGGACCTCTCGGCGCGGGCTCCCGAAGCGGGGGCGGGGGAGATCTCCGACCTGGCGCGCGCCTTCAACGCGATGGCGCGGGAGGTGGAAAGCCACCGCGACAAGCTGGAGGAGTCCAACAAGGCGCTTACGCGGGCTTACGCCGAGCTTCAGGCGATGCAGGGTGAACTGGTCTCGCTGGAGCGCATGGCCGCCGTCGGGCGCACCGCCGCCGCCGTCTCCCACGAGATAGACAACCCGATAGGCATAATACTGGGCACGGTCCAGATGATGAGGGAAGAGCTCGCCGTCGATTCCGAGCTTTACAAGGACGCGGAGCTTATCGAGGAAGAGTGCAAGCGGTGCCGCAGGATAGTGCGAGACCTTCTCGACCTCGCCCGGCCCGGCGCGGGCAAGTGCACGCCGGTGGATCTTCCCTCGGTGGCGGGGCTGGTCCTCCGGGGCCTCTCCCATCACCCCTCCTTCAGGCGAATCGAGTTTCGCTCGCGCTTCCCCGATGATTTGCCGCCGGTTTTCGCCGACGTGGACGGGGTAAAGCAGGTCCTCCTGAACCTCCTTCTGAACGCCGCCAAGGCGATGGAGGGTGAGGGGACCGTCGAGCTTGAGGCCCGGGCCGGCGAAGGGTTCGTCAGGCTCGCCATCCTCGACTCCGGCCCCGGAATCCCCGAGGAAAACCTCGAAAAGATCTTCGAGCCCTTCTTCACCACAGCGGGGAAGGGGGACGGCTCCGGCCTCGGCCTTTCGGTCAGCAGGCGGATAGTGGAGGAGCAGGGGGGCAGGCTCTGGGCCGGGAACCGCCCGGAAAGGGGAGGCGCTTTTTACCTGGAGCTGCCTACGGAGTGTTGA